One part of the Tenacibaculum sp. 190130A14a genome encodes these proteins:
- a CDS encoding FixH family protein, with protein sequence MKLNWGTGIVIAIIGFIGFIMYFVITMSTGKNYNHDLVSDKYYQKELEYQNSINATKNAKALKENIKVEKTAKGLNIHFPTEFNPKEISGKVFLYRPSNKQLDFEIPISLSNTYLLVPENRLLGGRWNITVSWKHKNKDYLYQKELIY encoded by the coding sequence ATGAAACTAAACTGGGGCACGGGCATAGTAATCGCAATTATTGGATTTATAGGATTTATCATGTATTTCGTAATTACCATGAGTACAGGTAAAAATTATAATCACGATTTAGTATCTGATAAATATTATCAGAAAGAACTAGAATATCAGAACAGTATTAATGCCACAAAAAATGCAAAGGCATTAAAGGAAAATATAAAAGTTGAAAAAACAGCAAAAGGATTAAACATCCATTTTCCAACGGAGTTTAATCCTAAAGAAATTTCAGGAAAAGTGTTCCTATATAGACCATCTAATAAGCAATTGGATTTCGAAATTCCAATTTCACTTTCCAATACATATTTGCTCGTGCCTGAGAACCGTTTGTTAGGTGGTCGCTGGAACATCACTGTATCCTGGAAGCACAAAAATAAAGATTATTTATATCAGAAAGAGTTGATTTACTAA
- a CDS encoding universal stress protein: protein MKKIIVPVDFSEYSERALQTASYLAKFFDAEVLPVHMLELSNALISRSESAVNEQTVFYYKLAEKRFKEFLDKDFLKEVKVTPIIKHFKVFSELNALARDENADMIVMGSHGATGAKEFFVGSNTEKVVRNAEIPVLVIKNEAVTTSFKSAVFACDFSDEDIEPYQQAKALLAQFNCTVDLLHVNTPNSKFRSTKEMQEKVANFLQKAEGSIANLDKVHYVADYTIEDGILEFSNVHGKDVIIMATHGRKGLQHFIEGSISEDVANHATLPVLTFKI, encoded by the coding sequence ATGAAAAAAATTATTGTACCCGTTGATTTTTCTGAATATTCAGAGAGAGCATTACAAACCGCAAGCTATTTAGCAAAGTTCTTTGATGCTGAGGTATTACCCGTACATATGCTTGAACTATCAAATGCACTAATTTCTAGATCTGAAAGTGCCGTAAACGAACAAACAGTTTTCTATTATAAATTAGCAGAAAAACGCTTTAAAGAATTTTTAGATAAAGATTTTTTAAAGGAGGTCAAGGTAACACCTATTATCAAGCATTTTAAAGTATTTAGCGAGCTCAATGCTTTAGCAAGAGATGAAAATGCCGATATGATTGTGATGGGATCTCACGGTGCTACTGGAGCTAAAGAATTTTTTGTAGGCTCTAATACCGAAAAAGTAGTTAGAAATGCGGAAATACCCGTATTGGTAATTAAAAACGAAGCGGTAACTACCTCTTTTAAATCGGCAGTATTTGCTTGTGATTTTTCAGATGAAGATATTGAACCTTACCAACAAGCCAAAGCATTGTTAGCTCAGTTTAATTGTACGGTAGATTTACTACATGTAAATACCCCTAATTCTAAGTTTAGAAGTACCAAAGAAATGCAAGAAAAAGTAGCCAATTTCTTACAAAAAGCGGAAGGGAGTATTGCTAATTTAGACAAGGTACATTACGTAGCGGATTATACCATTGAAGATGGGATTTTAGAGTTTTCTAATGTGCATGGAAAAGATGTGATTATCATGGCAACACACGGACGTAAAGGACTACAACATTTTATTGAAGGTAGCATCTCTGAAGATGTAGCCAACCATGCTACCTTACCCGTATTGACTTTTAAGATTTAA
- a CDS encoding YitT family protein produces MKKEVLNYSFIIIGCLLMAFGVVGFLSPNKVAMGGTGGLAIIFNYLFSLPIGVLFALINIPLLIISIRFLGKYFALKSTVAIITVSIFIDVISEYIGLPALSKEPLLATLYGGIAVGLGIGFIFKGGGSAGGGTIIARIITSKTSLKTGTVILILDAIVVVCTAIVFNNVELALWSMISIFITTKMIDVVLSGRPNGRVVHISSANNLEPLGKLINEKIGVNGTLVAGNNLSLSNDKYIIFVTVPVNRLNALKQLVYAEDKKAKMMVMDATEMLGTKFLE; encoded by the coding sequence ATGAAGAAAGAAGTTTTAAACTACAGTTTTATCATCATCGGTTGTTTGTTAATGGCGTTTGGTGTAGTTGGATTTTTAAGTCCAAACAAAGTAGCCATGGGAGGAACAGGAGGTTTAGCCATTATATTCAACTATTTATTTAGTCTTCCAATAGGGGTGTTGTTTGCCCTCATTAATATTCCTTTATTAATCATTAGTATTCGTTTTTTAGGAAAGTATTTTGCTTTAAAAAGTACCGTAGCCATTATTACGGTGAGTATTTTTATAGATGTTATTTCAGAATACATCGGATTACCTGCTTTAAGCAAAGAACCACTGCTAGCAACATTGTATGGAGGAATAGCTGTAGGATTGGGAATCGGGTTTATCTTTAAAGGGGGTGGATCTGCCGGAGGAGGAACTATTATTGCTCGAATTATTACCTCTAAAACATCACTAAAAACAGGTACCGTTATTTTAATATTAGATGCCATTGTAGTCGTATGTACTGCCATTGTATTTAACAATGTAGAATTAGCGTTGTGGAGTATGATAAGTATTTTTATTACTACTAAAATGATTGATGTAGTACTATCGGGTAGACCTAACGGGCGTGTGGTACACATATCTTCAGCCAATAACTTAGAACCTTTGGGTAAACTAATCAATGAAAAAATTGGCGTAAACGGAACCTTGGTAGCTGGAAATAATCTAAGCTTGAGCAATGACAAATACATCATTTTTGTAACCGTACCAGTAAACCGATTGAATGCTTTAAAACAATTGGTATATGCAGAAGATAAAAAGGCTAAAATGATGGTAATGGATGCTACAGAAATGCTAGGAACTAAGTTTTTAGAATAA
- the ccoG gene encoding cytochrome c oxidase accessory protein CcoG, whose protein sequence is METPKNEQFRDSIGTINEEGKRAWVFPKKPSGRFYKYRTYVSYFLLLFLLSAPFIKIDGNQFLLFNVLERRFNIFGFPFWPQDFHLLVVSMIIGVVFIILFTVVFGRIFCGWICPQTIFLEMVFRKIEYWIEGDRGKQIRLAKQKWNAEKIKKRVLKWIIFFIISFLIANVFLAYLIGGDTVIDYVTGNPLDNISTLISLLIFTGVFYFVFAWFREQVCIIACPYGRLQGVLLDNKTINVAYDHVRGEGEKGRAKFNRKEDRAASGKGDCIDCFQCLNVCPTGIDIRNGTQLECVNCTACIDECDHMMEKVGLPKGLIRYASEENIVKKAPFKFSARMKGYSAVLGILIAVLIGMLFLRNDVEATILRLPGQLYQHKENGIISNIYTYKVINKTTKQIDDVSYKLLSHKGKIETVTHQNFEVPKQGLAEGTLFIELHQSEMKKEKVTLRIGVYSGDRLIETAKTNFLGPRSYR, encoded by the coding sequence ATGGAAACTCCCAAGAACGAACAATTTAGAGATAGTATCGGTACGATAAATGAAGAAGGTAAACGTGCTTGGGTGTTTCCTAAAAAACCAAGTGGAAGGTTTTATAAATACAGAACCTATGTCAGCTATTTTTTACTACTATTTTTACTGTCAGCTCCTTTTATAAAAATAGACGGAAACCAGTTTTTACTGTTCAATGTTTTAGAAAGAAGATTCAATATTTTCGGATTCCCATTTTGGCCACAGGATTTTCATTTACTCGTGGTGTCTATGATTATAGGAGTGGTGTTTATCATTCTGTTTACAGTTGTATTTGGTAGAATTTTCTGCGGATGGATTTGTCCACAAACCATTTTCTTAGAAATGGTTTTCAGGAAAATAGAATATTGGATTGAAGGAGATAGAGGAAAACAAATACGTTTAGCAAAACAAAAATGGAATGCAGAGAAAATTAAAAAGAGAGTTTTAAAGTGGATTATCTTTTTTATCATTTCGTTTTTAATAGCCAATGTGTTCTTAGCATATTTGATTGGAGGAGATACGGTGATTGATTATGTAACCGGAAATCCTTTAGATAACATTAGCACCTTAATATCGCTGTTGATATTTACTGGAGTCTTCTATTTTGTGTTTGCATGGTTTAGAGAGCAGGTGTGTATTATTGCTTGTCCGTATGGAAGATTACAAGGAGTATTATTAGATAATAAAACCATTAATGTTGCCTACGATCATGTAAGAGGAGAAGGAGAAAAAGGACGCGCAAAATTCAATAGAAAAGAAGACAGAGCAGCTTCTGGAAAAGGAGATTGTATTGATTGTTTTCAATGTTTAAATGTATGTCCGACAGGAATTGATATCCGAAACGGAACACAATTAGAATGTGTAAACTGTACGGCATGTATTGATGAGTGCGATCATATGATGGAAAAAGTAGGATTACCAAAAGGATTGATACGTTACGCAAGCGAGGAGAATATTGTAAAGAAAGCACCTTTTAAATTCTCAGCAAGAATGAAAGGGTACTCTGCAGTATTAGGAATCTTAATTGCAGTTTTAATCGGAATGTTGTTCTTACGAAATGATGTCGAAGCTACGATTTTACGATTACCAGGACAATTGTATCAACACAAAGAAAACGGAATCATTAGTAATATTTACACCTATAAGGTAATCAATAAAACGACCAAGCAAATAGACGATGTAAGTTACAAGTTACTATCGCACAAAGGGAAAATAGAAACGGTTACTCATCAAAATTTTGAAGTTCCAAAACAAGGATTGGCGGAAGGAACATTGTTTATAGAATTGCACCAATCTGAAATGAAAAAAGAAAAGGTCACCTTAAGAATTGGAGTGTATAGTGGAGATCGATTGATTGAAACGGCAAAAACTAATTTCTTAGGACCAAGAAGCTATCGATAG
- a CDS encoding sulfite exporter TauE/SafE family protein produces MYISALILGLLGSFHCIGMCGPIAFMLPVDRTNKVKQFFQITSYHLGRLFTYSLIGMLFGLLGKSFYFFGFQQQLSIIMGVLMILVILLPKTFQKYNFSNRINKLVMKVKSTLGKELKKKGNDTFFTIGFLNGFLPCGLVYMAVFGALTASNAFSGSIYMLLFGLGTIPLMTTVVYVGNFANGLIRKRILQAIPYVVVFIGVLFILRGLGLGIPYVSPVLKSTADTVVGCH; encoded by the coding sequence ATGTATATATCAGCACTCATATTAGGATTGTTAGGAAGCTTCCATTGTATAGGAATGTGTGGCCCAATAGCGTTTATGTTACCAGTTGATAGAACAAACAAAGTAAAACAGTTCTTTCAAATAACAAGCTATCATTTAGGGCGCTTATTTACCTATAGTTTGATAGGAATGCTGTTCGGATTATTGGGGAAGAGTTTTTATTTCTTCGGATTCCAACAGCAACTCTCTATCATAATGGGAGTTTTAATGATTCTAGTTATTTTACTTCCCAAAACGTTTCAGAAATATAACTTTTCCAACAGAATCAATAAGCTTGTAATGAAGGTGAAGTCTACCTTAGGAAAAGAATTAAAAAAGAAAGGAAACGATACTTTTTTTACCATTGGTTTTCTCAATGGTTTTCTTCCATGCGGATTAGTATATATGGCAGTATTTGGTGCATTAACCGCTTCAAATGCTTTTTCTGGAAGTATTTATATGTTATTATTCGGATTAGGAACCATTCCACTAATGACAACCGTAGTGTATGTTGGTAACTTTGCAAACGGATTGATAAGAAAGAGAATATTACAAGCAATCCCTTATGTAGTTGTTTTTATCGGTGTCTTATTTATTCTCCGTGGATTAGGGTTGGGAATTCCCTATGTATCACCCGTTTTAAAAAGTACTGCAGACACTGTTGTAGGTTGTCATTAA